One region of Nevskia ramosa DSM 11499 genomic DNA includes:
- a CDS encoding ExbD/TolR family protein codes for MSLRTSAKRKRILRKAQRTETPGAVGLNLVPMIDIFTSLLIFLLLSSTAVQQIRTPKSLTLPLAATVQPPNDTGVLTVSTDGVTWQGTLVMSLEDAQATPGNILEPLKAQLMLSPLVAMQGAETAAGTQTRGEVNILADKAIPYALLKKIMATCGDAQFARISLSVNRRSINAVGSAGLGATP; via the coding sequence ATGAGCCTGCGCACTTCCGCAAAGCGCAAACGCATCCTGCGCAAGGCCCAGCGCACCGAGACCCCAGGTGCGGTCGGCCTGAATCTGGTGCCGATGATCGACATCTTCACGTCGCTGCTGATCTTCCTGCTGCTCAGCTCCACGGCGGTGCAGCAGATCCGCACGCCGAAGTCGCTGACCCTGCCGCTGGCCGCCACAGTGCAGCCGCCGAACGATACCGGCGTGCTGACGGTGTCGACCGACGGCGTCACCTGGCAAGGAACCTTGGTCATGAGTCTCGAAGACGCTCAGGCGACGCCCGGCAACATCCTGGAGCCGCTCAAGGCGCAGCTGATGCTCTCGCCGCTGGTCGCGATGCAAGGCGCCGAGACAGCGGCCGGCACGCAGACCCGTGGCGAGGTCAACATCCTGGCCGACAAGGCCATCCCCTACGCCCTGCTGAAGAAGATCATGGCGACCTGTGGTGACGCGCAGTTCGCGCGTATCTCGCTGTCGGTGAACCGTCGTTCGATCAACGCGGTGGGTAGCGCCGGTCTCGGAGCCACCCCATGA